A section of the Leptotrichia buccalis C-1013-b genome encodes:
- a CDS encoding cobalamin biosynthesis protein: MNRLIFFIKILIAYVLDLIFGDPQNVVHPVQVIGKIISAGEKVLLRKKYKFLAGAALNIFTVSITYTSMYLISKSVKISVFFMIIEIYLMYTIFSINSLAREGNRVYRILKEGDIERARKDLSYLVSRDTETMDEKMIIRSTMETISENTVDGIVAPMFYMFLGGMPLAMTYKAINTLDSMVGYKNEKYMDFGKFSAKVDDVANFIPARITGILIVLASMILGYDYKNSLKIFLRDRKNHSSPNSAHSEASVAGALGVQFGGKVSYFGKEIDKPTIGDKTKEFELEDIRKNIRIMYVTSFLSLVIFSLIFTGAYFFIKILNIK; the protein is encoded by the coding sequence GTGAATAGATTGATATTTTTTATAAAAATTTTGATAGCGTATGTATTGGACTTGATATTTGGAGATCCGCAGAATGTCGTTCATCCTGTTCAGGTTATTGGGAAGATAATAAGTGCTGGAGAAAAAGTTTTGTTAAGAAAAAAGTATAAATTTTTAGCTGGGGCAGCGCTTAATATTTTTACTGTTTCTATAACGTACACATCAATGTATCTAATTTCCAAGTCTGTAAAAATTTCAGTATTTTTTATGATTATTGAAATTTACCTGATGTATACAATTTTTTCAATAAATTCATTGGCACGTGAAGGAAACAGAGTTTACAGGATTCTGAAAGAAGGGGACATAGAAAGAGCAAGAAAAGACTTGTCCTATCTTGTGTCAAGAGATACGGAAACGATGGATGAAAAGATGATAATAAGAAGTACAATGGAAACAATTTCTGAAAATACAGTTGATGGAATAGTTGCTCCTATGTTTTATATGTTTTTGGGAGGAATGCCGCTGGCAATGACGTATAAGGCGATAAACACGTTAGATTCGATGGTCGGGTATAAAAATGAGAAATATATGGATTTTGGTAAATTTTCTGCAAAGGTTGACGATGTGGCTAACTTTATTCCTGCGAGAATTACAGGAATTTTGATAGTGCTTGCCAGTATGATTTTAGGCTACGATTATAAAAATTCGCTAAAAATATTTCTAAGAGACAGAAAAAATCATAGCAGTCCAAATTCGGCACATTCAGAAGCGAGCGTTGCAGGGGCATTGGGAGTGCAGTTTGGAGGAAAAGTATCGTATTTTGGGAAAGAGATAGATAAACCTACGATAGGAGATAAAACAAAGGAATTTGAACTGGAAGATATAAGAAAAAATATAAGAATAATGTATGTTACAAGTTTTTTAAGTTTAGTGATATTTTCACTTATATTTACAGGAGCTTATTTTTTTATAAAAATTTTGAATATCAAATAA
- a CDS encoding pyridoxal phosphate-dependent aminotransferase → MDFHGGNIYKIFREKNITEILDYSSNINPYGVPESLKQKIAENIGILERYPDPDYVELREKLAWLNKVELENIVLGNGATEAIFLFIKVIKPKKVLVVSPTFGEYERAVRACKNSESQKIEIEYFELEEKEEFRLNIGKLKKELEKKYDLVIICNPNNPTGKFLKMAETEEILRECNRYDTKLFIDEAFIEFLEDGLKESIVNSGENKKNLFVTRAFTKFFAIPGLRLGYGIYFDKNLENKIAEKKEPWSVNNIAEMAGITVLDDTEYIEKTLNWITEEKRYMYERLNEISGIKPYKTEINFICVKIKDELISKGLNVKKLREKMMEEGILIRDASNFKFLDERFFRLAIKDRKSNDRVIKALKKILE, encoded by the coding sequence ATGGATTTTCATGGTGGAAATATTTATAAAATATTCAGGGAAAAAAATATAACAGAAATACTGGATTACAGCTCAAATATCAATCCTTACGGAGTGCCTGAGAGCTTAAAGCAGAAAATTGCTGAAAATATTGGGATTCTTGAGAGGTATCCTGACCCTGATTATGTGGAATTGCGTGAAAAATTGGCTTGGCTAAATAAAGTTGAACTGGAAAATATTGTGCTGGGAAACGGTGCGACAGAAGCTATATTTTTGTTCATAAAAGTGATAAAACCAAAAAAAGTGCTGGTTGTGTCACCTACTTTTGGGGAATATGAAAGGGCAGTAAGAGCATGCAAAAATTCTGAAAGTCAGAAAATTGAAATTGAATATTTTGAATTAGAAGAAAAAGAGGAGTTTAGGCTTAATATTGGGAAATTAAAAAAGGAACTTGAGAAAAAATATGATTTGGTAATAATTTGCAATCCGAATAATCCGACTGGAAAATTTTTGAAAATGGCTGAAACAGAGGAAATTTTGAGAGAATGCAATAGATATGATACAAAGTTATTTATTGATGAGGCATTTATCGAATTTTTAGAGGACGGTCTAAAGGAAAGCATTGTAAATAGTGGGGAAAACAAGAAAAATTTGTTTGTAACTCGTGCATTTACAAAATTTTTTGCTATTCCAGGATTACGATTGGGATATGGAATTTATTTTGACAAAAATTTAGAAAATAAAATCGCTGAAAAAAAAGAGCCGTGGAGTGTGAACAATATCGCTGAAATGGCTGGAATAACGGTGCTTGATGATACAGAATACATAGAAAAGACATTAAACTGGATAACAGAAGAAAAAAGATACATGTATGAAAGACTGAATGAAATTTCAGGAATAAAGCCTTATAAAACTGAAATAAACTTTATTTGCGTAAAAATAAAAGATGAGCTGATTTCTAAAGGGCTGAATGTGAAAAAATTGCGGGAAAAGATGATGGAAGAAGGAATTTTGATAAGGGATGCGTCCAATTTCAAATTTTTAGATGAAAGATTTTTTAGGCTGGCAATTAAGGACAGAAAGAGTAATGATAGGGTTATTAAGGCTTTGAAAAAAATTTTAGAATAA
- a CDS encoding peptide ABC transporter substrate-binding protein — protein sequence MKKMYTIFILLLGVFNLSCSESKTGTYSENKTEKNIFNTIVDTISGAKFEYNVAESTPDTFNLVHLFLPESYDAQLLNDKHPENIRNYEAADIFDLLFEGLVRIDENGKIVPGLAEKWETGKDKTKWTFHLRKGLKYSDGTPIKAEDFKTALLRMLNPEIISPNTDVLFLIKNGREFYEGKVKAENVGIKILDNNETIELELTKPIGYFDMLMTKVEFSPLNQEFFGKLGEKYGKIPENILYSGPYIIKSIGKRKLLLEKNKNYWNGNSIKMNKINVYGGLWDGDDYKRIAESKGIDATVVYSQFFSRTKLKNDMKETQRLSTGSSHYYVFNTKVKALSNPKVRKAIDAVMAGETRKEYGFVPEYISINGKNFSALAAKNGKTESESYHYKNIKELLDEGLKELGINKMPVLNIVIKENSIDGFSENLKKHLGIDVEVTRMSYKDLILKSRKKDFDIIENEILLGFNDPILYLERFVSDSPYNYGSYSNSEYDKLIKIASETKDINIRTDALIKAENIYEKENPAAKMGYGEITHIILERPGIKELKLVPYGGILYLRNVNKAK from the coding sequence ATGAAAAAAATGTATACAATTTTTATATTATTATTAGGAGTATTCAATTTATCATGTTCTGAAAGTAAGACAGGAACATATTCTGAAAATAAGACAGAAAAAAATATATTTAATACAATTGTGGACACAATTAGTGGGGCTAAATTTGAATATAATGTTGCTGAAAGTACTCCTGATACTTTTAATTTAGTACATCTGTTTCTTCCTGAATCTTACGATGCTCAGCTGCTTAATGATAAACACCCTGAAAATATCAGAAATTATGAAGCTGCCGATATTTTTGACCTTTTATTTGAAGGACTTGTCAGAATTGATGAAAATGGGAAAATAGTTCCTGGACTGGCAGAGAAATGGGAAACAGGCAAGGATAAAACCAAGTGGACTTTTCATCTGAGAAAAGGATTGAAATATTCTGACGGAACTCCTATAAAAGCTGAAGATTTTAAAACTGCATTGTTGAGAATGCTGAATCCTGAAATAATATCTCCGAATACGGATGTCCTTTTTCTTATAAAGAACGGCAGAGAATTTTATGAAGGAAAGGTAAAAGCCGAAAATGTAGGGATAAAAATATTGGATAATAATGAAACTATTGAACTGGAACTAACCAAGCCGATAGGATATTTTGATATGTTAATGACAAAAGTAGAATTTTCACCTTTAAATCAGGAATTTTTTGGGAAATTGGGAGAAAAATACGGAAAAATACCTGAAAATATTTTATATTCAGGACCTTATATCATAAAAAGTATAGGAAAAAGAAAATTATTATTGGAAAAAAATAAAAATTACTGGAACGGTAACAGTATAAAAATGAATAAAATCAATGTTTATGGCGGTTTATGGGACGGAGACGACTATAAAAGAATTGCTGAAAGTAAAGGAATAGATGCAACTGTTGTATATTCTCAATTCTTTTCAAGAACCAAGCTCAAAAATGACATGAAAGAAACACAGAGATTATCTACAGGTTCTTCTCATTATTATGTTTTCAATACTAAAGTAAAAGCATTAAGTAATCCTAAGGTCAGAAAGGCTATAGATGCTGTAATGGCAGGAGAAACAAGGAAAGAATACGGATTTGTTCCGGAATACATCAGTATTAATGGAAAAAATTTCTCTGCTTTAGCTGCAAAAAATGGAAAAACTGAAAGTGAGAGTTATCATTACAAAAATATAAAAGAATTATTAGATGAGGGATTAAAAGAATTAGGAATAAATAAAATGCCTGTTTTAAATATTGTCATTAAAGAAAATTCCATTGACGGGTTCTCAGAAAATTTAAAAAAACATCTTGGAATAGATGTCGAAGTTACAAGAATGTCTTATAAGGACTTAATTTTAAAATCAAGAAAAAAAGATTTTGATATAATTGAAAATGAAATTTTGTTAGGATTTAATGACCCGATACTTTACCTTGAAAGATTTGTATCAGACAGTCCTTATAATTACGGTTCTTATTCTAATTCTGAATATGATAAACTTATAAAAATTGCCTCTGAAACAAAAGATATTAACATCAGAACGGATGCTCTAATCAAAGCTGAAAATATATATGAGAAAGAAAATCCTGCAGCAAAAATGGGCTACGGTGAAATTACTCATATTATTCTTGAAAGACCGGGAATAAAAGAACTGAAATTAGTTCCTTATGGCGGGATTTTATATTTAAGAAATGTTAATAAAGCTAAATAG